A region of Salvelinus alpinus chromosome 24, SLU_Salpinus.1, whole genome shotgun sequence DNA encodes the following proteins:
- the LOC139551982 gene encoding rap guanine nucleotide exchange factor 1-like isoform X4, with amino-acid sequence MKLKDRFHSPKIKRTPSKKGKQLQVEPAVKSQEKPVNKKVSRLEEQEKEVVSALRYFKTIVDKIMVEKKVLEMLPGSASKVLEAILPLVQVEARITHSSAVSSCHNRVYQSLANLIRWSDQVMLDDIDLEDKDNVVAVTTVIKAVLDGVKELVKLTIEKQEQPSPTTLNKPPPPIATPESTSELPLTEREREILSKTTPTVPPTEAMTDMAEEDIAPPKPPLPGLKMDALRAHLATDHFVAAQRRSTKTDTPPPALPPKKRQSAPSPTRVAVVTPMSRGSSLPCSVHRRQQDYEQEFPQRRFSGGSQSYRGNSPRLSPCSSMGKLSKSDEHLCSMEQDSGQCSQNTSCETLDNTESYDPDYDFLHQDLSVFTGDPLAPSGVTSLSPLPESHSESSSPVPPPTRFSSPPAPHSEYWTPQPGSHISPLHPCRLSAPPALPQKKRRSAQVSPNPDGCWGGSSRGPLYERFPSQYDNLSEEELLHPTPPFPLFTPISPMPQSNGGVFVAQYLASENADVPSSPPPLPEKRNKHVLAYMQFVEDYSEPQPSVFYQTPQSESIYEQRNKRFQEVYGFNDSFSSTDSVHEPLPIPLFPPPALPPKQRQLASHSSSPSSSSSSSLPRHLQPSLVAATEEVGSGLGLGLSVSSSSYLSGHSSLTTPTSSDQVALANATLLAGSGEGPDCSLADLLGSVAVCLPSSETTSLLTDSLLHTSAVSVDEGGEGEYVNLYSSSQANGELELPLCLREPNSADNVLQDPSPQMPSSNSKEALDKDSRRQKSTDSAPCDEEVDELSLIDHKEIMSRITLKQENDDGPDVRAGSGDILLVHATETERKDLVLYCEAFLTTYRTFISPEDLIKKLHYRYTRFCHSPDTFKKRVSKNTFFVLVRVVDELCLVELTEDILKQLMDLVFRLVCNGELSLARVLRKNILDKVEQKKLLRCTNSLKPLAARGVSARPGTLHDFRSHEIADQLTQLDAELFYKIEIPEVLLWAKEQNEEKSPNLTQFTEHFNNMSYWVRSLIIQQEKAQDREKLLLKFIKIMKHLRKLNNFNSYLAILSALDSAPIRRLEWQKQTSEGLEEYCTLIDSSSSFRAYRAALADVAPPCIPYLGLILQDLTFVHLGNPDLIDGKVNFSKRWQQFNILDSMRRFQQVHYEPKRNDDIVCFFNDFSDHLAEEALWELSLKIKPRNITRRRTEREEKT; translated from the exons AAGGTGAGTCGGCTggaggagcaggagaaagaggtggTGAGCGCTCTGCGCTACTTCAAGACCATAGTTGACAAGATTATGGTGGAGAAGAAGGTGCTGGAGATGTTGCCTGGCTCGGCCAGCAAGGTCCTGGAGGCCATTCTACCCCTGGTGCAGGTGGAGGCCCGCATAACACACAG tTCGGCGGTGTCGTCGTGTCACAACCGTGTGTACCAGAGCCTGGCCAACCTGATCCGCTGGTCCGACCAGGTGATGCTGGATGATATCGACCTGGAAGACAAGGACAACGTGGTTGCGGTCACCACCGTTATCAAGGCTGTGCTAGACGGGGTCAAG GAACTGGTCAAACTCACCATAGAGAAACAGGAGCAACCCTCGCCCACCACTCTCAACAAACCACCACCACCTATTGCCACACCGGAGAG CACATCCGAGTTGCCCCTGACGGAACGGGAGCGGGAGATCCTGAGTAAGACCACGCCCACTGTCCCGCCCACCGAGGCTATGACGGACATGGCAGAGGAGGATATAGCCCCGCCCAAACCCCCCCTCCCTGGCCTGAAGATGGATGCGCTCAG AGCACACTTGGCTACTGACCACTTTGTAGCAGCCCAAAGGAGATCCACAAAGACTGACAC tcctcctccGGCCCTGCCCCCAAAGAAACGCCAGTCGGCCCCGTCGCCCACCCGGGTGGCAGTGGTGACCCCCATGAGCCGTGGCTCCAGCCTGCCCTGCAGCGTCCATAGACgg CAGCAGGACTATGAGCAGGAGTTCCCCCAGAGGCGTTTCTCAGGCGGTAGCCAGTCGTACAGGGGCAACTCCCCGCGCCTCTCGCCCTGCAGCAGCATGGGAAAGCTCAGCAAGTCTGACGAGCATCTCTGCTCCATGGAACAGGACAGCGGACAGTGCTCCCAAAATACTAGCTGTGAAACGTTGG ACAACACTGAGAGTTACGACCCGGACTATGACTTCCTCCACCAGGACCTCTCAGTCTTCACTGGGGACCCCCTCGCCCCCTCAGGGGTCACCTCTCTGTCGCCCCTCCCTGAGTCCCACAGCGAGTCATCCTCCCCCGTCCCTCCTCCCACCCGCTTTAGCTCCCCACCCGCTCCCCACTCCGAATACTGGACCCCCCAGCCCGGTTCTCACATCAGCCCCTTGCACCCTTGCCGCCTCAGCGCGCCTCCAGCGTTACCCCAGAAGAAGCGGCGCAGCGCTCAGGTGTCGCCCAATCCGGACGGGTGCTGGGGTGGTTCCTCGCGGGGGCCCCTGTACGAGAGGTTCCCCTCGCAGTACGATAACCTGTCGGAAGAGGAGCTGCTGCACCCCACGCCCCCCTTCCCCCTCTTCACGCCCATCTCACCCATGCCCCAGAGCAACGGGGGCGTGTTTGTGGCCCAGTACCTGGCCAGCGAGAACGCAGACGTTCCCTCTAGTCCACCGCCGCTGCCCGAGAAGAGGAACAAGCACG tcctggcTTACATGCAGTTTGTGGAGGACTACTCGGAGCCCCAGCCCTCAGTGTTTTACCAGACGCCGCAGAGCGAGAGCATCTACGAGCAGAGGAACAAGCGCTTCCAGGAGGTCTACGGCTTCAACGACTCTTTCAGCAGCACAGACTCAGTCCACGAGCCCCTGCCCATACCCCTCTTCCCACCTCCCGCCCTGCCCCCCAAGCAGAGGCAGCTG GCCTCccactcttcctccccctcttcttcctcatcctcctctctgccGCGCCACCTCCAGCCTTCGTTGGTGGCGGCAACAGAGGAGGTGGGCTCTGGCCTGGGGCTCGGCCTATCGGTCTCTAGCTCCTCCTACCTTAGTGGACACTCCTCGCTGACCACGCCCACG AGCTCGGACCAGGTCGCCTTGGCCAATGCCACCCTATTGGCTGGCAGCGGGGAAGGGCCCGACTGTTCCCTGGCCGACCTATTGGGCTCTGTGGCCGTCTGTCTTCCTTCCTCTGAGACCACTTCTCTTCTCACTGACTCTCTCCTCCACACCTCGGCCGTG AGTGTGGACGAGGGTGGAGAGGGTGAGTATGTCAACCTCTACTCATCCAGCCAGGCCAACGGGGAGCTGGAGCTGCCACTCTGCCTCAGA GAGCCCAACTCTGCTGACAACGTCCTTCAAGACCCCTCTCCACAGATGCCCTCCTCCAATAGCAAGGAGGCTCTGGACAAGGACAG tAGGAGGCAGAAGTCAACAGACTCTGCGCCTTGTGACGAGGAAGTGGACGAGCTCTCTCTCATTGACCACAAAGAGATCATGTCCAGGATTACACTAAAACAAGAG aatgatGATGGTCCTGACGTGCGTGCTGGATCAGGGGATATTCTGTTAGTCCACGCCACAGAGACGGAACGCAAAG ATCTGGTGTTGTACTGTGAAGCCTTCCTGACCACATACAGGACATTCATTAGCCCAGAGGACCTCATTAAGAAGCTGCACTACAG ATACACCAGGTTCTGTCACAGTCCAGACACATTTAAGAAGCGGGTCAGCAAGAACACCTTCTTTGTGCTGGTTCGAGTGGTGGATGAGCTGTG TCTGGTGGAGTTGACGGAGGACATCCTGAAGCAACTGATGGACCTGGTGTTCAGGCTGGTGTGTAACGGCGAGCTGAGCCTGGCCCGCGTGCTCCGCAAGAACATCCTGGACAAG GTGGAGCAGAAGAAGCTGCTGCGCTGCACCAACTCTCTCAAGCCGTTGGCCGCCCGGGGCGTGTCCGCCAG GCCCGGAACGCTGCATGACTTCCGCAGCCATGAGATTGCCGATCAGCTCACACAACTGGATGCAGAACTGTTCTACAAAATTGAG ATTCCTGAGGTGTTGCTTTGGGCCAAGGAGCAGAATGAGGAGAAGAGTCCGAATCTGACTCAGTTCACAGAGCACTTTAACAACATGAGCTACTG GGTGCGCTCTCTAATCATTCAGCAGGAGAAAGCCCAGGACCGAGAGAAGCTGCTCCTCAAGTTCATCAAGATCATGAAG CACTTACGGAAGTTGAACAATTTCAACTCATACTTGGCAATACTGTCTGCCCTGGACTCGGCCCCCATCCGCAGGCTGGAGTGGCAGAAACAGACCTCAGAG GGATTGGAGGAATACTGTACGTTGATTGACAGCTCGTCGTCTTTCAGAGCGTACCGGGCGGCTCTGGCCGACGTGGCGCCTCCGTGCATCCCATACCT CGGTTTGATCCTGCAGGACCTGACCTTCGTCCACCTGGGGAACCCCGACCTCATCGACGGGAAGGTCAACTTCTCCAAGCGCTGGCAGCAGTTCAACATCCTGGACAGTATGAGGCGCTTCCAGCAAGT GCATTACGAGCCGAAGCGTAACGACGACATAGTCTGCTTCTTCAACGACTTCAGCGACCATCTGGCCGAGGAGGCGTTGTGGGAGCTCTCACTGAAGATCAAGCCTCGCAACATCACCCGGCGGCGGACGGAGCGCGAGGAGAAGActtag